Within Cryptosporangium aurantiacum, the genomic segment CACCGCTACCCCCGAGCGGAACCGCGCGTACCTCAACTCGATCGACTACGCGGAGGCACGAGGCCTGTGACCGTGGAAACCGCCGCACCGGATTCCCGCTTCGACTGGAGCGCACCGCTCGTCCCGGGCACCGTCGCGCTCGACGACCGGGTCGCCCCGAACGCGCCCTGGTCGGGCGTCGTGCTGCGGGGGCAAGTGCTGACGATCGTCGACGTCGGCGGGAATCAGTCCGCCGACTGCCTGATCTACAACGCGCACGACTTCGCCGAGCGCTACAGCGTTCCGGACACCCTCGCCTGGCAGGGCAATGCCTATGTGCGCACCGGCACTGTGCTGCGCAGCAACGAGGGCCGTCCACTGATGACCGTCGTGGCCAACGAGATCGACCGCCAGGACACGATCGGCGGCGCCTGCGGCAAGGAATCCAACACGCTGCGGTACGGCCACCACGTCGGCTACCAGCACGGTTGCCGGGAGAACTTCCTCACCGAGGGGTCCCGGCGCGGTCTCGACGCCCGCGACCTGGTGTCGAACCTCAACTGGTTCATGAACGTCCCGGTCGAGGCGGACGGCGCCCTCGGCATCGTCGACGGCATGTCCGCGCCCGGCAAGCGCGTCGCCGTGCGCGCCGAGATGGACGTGCTCGTGCTCGTCTCCAACTGTCCCCAGATGAACAACCCGTGCAACGACTTCGATCCCACGCCGCTGCGGATGATCGTGGTCGAGCGATGAACTCTTTTCAACCTCAGGTATCCCCGCAGGTCGAGCACCGTCCGCAGGGGTCGGTCGAAAAGAATTCATTGACCACGGTCCTGGTCGCGAACCGCGGTGAGATCGCCCGCCGGATCATTCGGACGGCCCGCGAGCTCGGCATGCGGTCCGTGGCGGTCTTCTCCGACGCCGATCGCGCGGCTCCGCACGTCCGGGAGGCCGATGCCGCGGTCCACCTCGGCCCGGCACCGGCGCGCGAGTCCTACCTGCGCCACGACGTGATCCTCGAGGCGGCCCGGAAGACGAACGCCGACATCATCCATCCCGGATACGGATTCCTCTCGGAGAACGTCGACTTCGCTCACGCGGTGGAGGCGGCCGGGATCCGGTTCGCCGGCCCGGCACCGCACCAGATCACCGCGTTCGGCACGAAGCACACGGCGCGGGCACTGGCCGAGGCCGCCGGCGTGCCGCTGCTCGCGGGTACCGGCCTGCTCTCCTCCGCCGAAGAGGCGGTCGCCGCCGCGGAGGCGATCGGGCTCCCGGTCATGCTGAAGGCCACCGGCGGAGGCGGCGGAATCGGCATGCAGGCGTGCGCCACGGTGGATGACGTCCGGGATGGATACGCACGGGTCGCCGCGCTCGCCGCGGCCAACTTCGGCTCCGCCGGCATCTTCCTCGAGCGACTCGTCCGGCCCGCGCGCCACGTCGAGGTCCAGGTCTTCGGCGACGGCCACGGGCGCATCGCGATCCTCGGGGACCGTGACTGTTCACTCCAACGGCGGAACCAGAAGGTCATCGAAGAGGCGCCCGCACCGGCTCTGCCCGCGCACGTCCGCGCGTCACTGCACGCTGCGGCACGCGACCTGTTGGCCACCGTCGACTACCGGAGCGCCGGCACCGTCGAGTTCGTCTACGACCCGGTTCGCGAGGAAGCCTCGTTCCTGGAGGTCAACACCCGGCTGCAGGTCGAGCACCCGGTCACCGAGGAGGTCTTCGGCGTCGACCTGGTCGCGCTGATGCTGCTCCTGGCCCGCGACGGGGTGGTGGACGAGGACGTCTTCACGCGGCCGTGGACGCCCCGCGGCTTCGCGGTCGAGGCCCGGGTCTACGCCGAGGATCCCGCGAAGGACTCGCTGCCGTCCTCCGGCCTGGTCACCCGGGCGGTGTTCCCTGCGCTGCCCGGCGTGCGGGTGGACGGTTACGTCGAGACCGGCCTGGACGTGTCGCCGTTCTACGACCCGATGCTCGCCAAGGTCATCGCGGTCGGCGATACCCGCGACGACGCCCTCGACCTGCTCGGCGAGGCGTTGGACGCCACCCGCGTCGACGGCATCGTCACCAACCTCGGGTTGCTGCGCGCGCTCACCGATGAGGTCGACCTGCGCGCCGCCGTCCACTCGACCAGCACGCTGACGCACACCACCGATCCCGACCCGCGAATCGATGTGCTGGCGCCCGGCCCCCTCACCACCGTCCAGGACCTCCCCGGACGCCTGGGGTACTGGCATGTCGGCGTCCCGCCGAGCGGCCCGTTCGACCCGGTCTCGTTCGCCGAGGCGAATCTCGCGGTCGGCAACCCCGCGGAGGCGCCCGCGCTCGAGGTCACCGCGGGAGGCCTCACGCTCCGGTTCTCCACGCCGTCGGTCGTCAGCGTCACCGGCGCGGAACTTCCGGTGACCCTGGACGGCGCGGAGGTCGAGCTCTGGACCGCGATCGACGTCCCGGCGGACGGCACCCTCACTCTGGGCACCTCGAACGGCCCCGGCCTACGCAGCTACGTCGCCGTCCGCGGCGGCATCGATGTCCCCACGTACCTCGGCAGCGCCTCGACGTTCACGCTCGGCGCCTTCGGCGGCCACGGGGGCCGGGCGCTGCTCGCCGGCGATGTTCTGCGGCCCGGTTCGCCGGACTCGGCTGACAACGCCGCGCTGGGCCGGGTACCCGGGCCGACGCCGGCCGACCGACGCCCGTTCCTCACGTCCTCCTGGCAGATCGGCGTCACCGAGGGCCCGCACTCGGCACCGGAGTTCTTCACCCGCGACGACATCGACACGCTGTACGCCACGGCCTACGAGGTGCACCACAACTCCGCTCGCACCGGCATCCGGCTGATCGGTCCGAAACCGACCTGGGCTAGGCCGGACGGCGGCGAGGCGGGCCTGCACCCGTCCAACATCCACGACACCCCGTACGCGATCGGCGCGCTGGACTTCACCGGGGACACGCCGATCATCCTGGGCCCGGACGGGCCCTCGCTCGGCGGTTTCGTCTGCCCCGCGGTCGTGGCCAGCGGCGAACTCTGGAAACTCGGACAGCTGCGGCCCGGCGACAGCGTCCGGTTCGTGCCCGTCAAGGAGGTCGACGCCGCCGCGCTCGTCGACGCGCGCAGCGCACCAGCCCTGCTCTCGTCCGGCGGGGACGGTGACGACGGAGTTCTGGCGTGGATCGGGCCCGCCGACGACCGGCCGTCGGTGACCTACCGACGCGACGGCGACGACAACCTGCTCGTCGAGTACGGGCCGATGGCACTCGACCTGGCCCTGCGCATGCGGGTGCACGCGCTGCAGGAGACGCTCGCCCGGCACGCGCCGGACGGCATCCTCGACGTCACCCCCGGCATCCGCTCGCTGCAGATCCACACCGACGCGAGCAAGCTCAAGGCCCGTGACGTCGCGAGCCTCCTGCGGGACCTCGAGGCGGAGGTGCCCCCGACGCACGAGCTGGTCGTGCCCTCCCGCACGGTCCGGCTCCCGTTGAGCTGGGACGATCCCGCCACACGGCTGGCCATCGAGCGGTACATGGCCGGCGTTCGCGACGACGCCCCCTGGTGCCCGTGGAACATCGAGTTCATCCGGCGAATCAACGGCCTGGACACCGCCGACGACGTCTACCGCACGGTCTTCGACGCCAGCTACCTCGTGCTCGGACTGGGCGACGTCTACCTGGGCGCGCCCGTCGCCACGCCGCTGGACCCGCGACACCGCCTGGTCACCACCAAGTACAACCCGGCCCGGACCTGGACGGCCGAGAACTCCGTCGGCATCGGCGGCGCCTACCTGTGCATCTACGGCATGGAGGGCCCCGGCGGCTACCAATTCGTCGGCCGCACCGTGCAGATCTGGAACCGGTTCCGCCGAGGTGGGCTCTTCGGCGAGAACCCGTGGGCGCTGCGGTTCTTCGACCGCATCGAGTGGTACCCCGTCACCGCGGAGGAACTACTGGAGTTGCGCGCCGAGACCGCCGCCGGCCGCGGAAACTTCGCGACGGCCGACGGCAGATTCTCCCTCGCCGACTACCAGGCGTTCCTGACCGAGAACGCCGACTCGATCGCGGAGTTCCGGACCCGCCAGTCGGCCGCCTTCGAGGCCGAGAAGCAACGCTGGCGCGCGTCGGGCGAGTTCGACCGGCGCGACGATCCCGAGCCCGTCGCGGCCGACGCCGTCACCGTGCCGGCCGACGCCACCGCTGTCACCGCGTCCTTCCCGGCGACGGTGTGGCAACTGGCCGCCTCTCCGGGCGACAGCGTCGCGGCCGGCGACACGATCATGTCCTTGGAGGCGATGAAGATGGAGATGACGGTGACCGCACCGATCACCGGCACCCTCGTCGAGCTGTACGTCCGCTCCGGGGAGCAGGTGGCGCCCGGCCAGGTCGTCGCGGCGGTGCGGTCGTGAACGGCACCGTTACCGAGCGGGTCGCGGCCGCGTTCGACCGGATCGAGGCTGCCGACCGGCCCGAGGTGTGGATCTCGGTACGCGACCGCGACGAGGTGCTCCGCGAAGCCGCCTCCGTCGACCCGGCACTGCCGCTGGCCGGCCTGGTATTCGCAGTCAAGGACAACATCGACGTCGCCGGCCTGCCGACCACCGCCGCGTCGGCGTCGTACACCTACCGTCCGGCCGCCGACGCGACCGCGGTCCGGCGGCTCCGCGACGCCGGCGCCCTCGTCGTCGGCAAGACGAACCTCGACCAGTTCGCCACCGGTCTGGTCGGCACCCGCAGCCCCTACGGCGCGGTACGCAACGCGTGGCACCCGGCGCGAATCTCCGGCGGATCGTCGTCCGGCTCCGGGGTCGCCGTGGCGCTCGGCCTGGTCGACTTCGCCCTCGGCACCGACACCGCCGGCTCCGGACGCGTCCCCGCCGCCCTCAACGGCATCGTCGGGATCAAGCCCACCAAGGGACTCGTCCCGGTCACCGGCGTGGTTCCCGCCTGCTACAGCCTCGACTGCGTCACGGTCTTCGCGCGCGACCTCGCACTGGGCCGTGCCGTGGCCGAGATGATGGAGGGAGTCGACCCCGCCGACCCGCTGTCGCGCGTCGCGCAGCCCACCGCTGCGGCACCGGCCCGCCCGCGCCTCGCCGTACCGGCGGCCGAGCACCTCGACGGGCTCGCGCCAGGGTGGAAGGACGCTTTCGCGGCGGCCGTCCGGCGCTTCGCGAGCGTCGGCGCCGAGATCGTCGAGGTCGACATCGCACCGCTGCTCGAAGCAGCGGCACTGCTCTACGGTGGCGCGTTCGTCGCCGAGCGCTACGCCGCGGTGGGCGCGCACCTCGAGAAGCATCCCGAGCTGATCGGGACCGATCTGGACCCGGTCGTCGCGGGCATCGTTCTCGGCGGAAAGGACAAGACGGCTGCCGACTGGGCCGAGGACACCGCCCGGCTGGCCGCGCTCGGCAGCGCCGGCCGGGCCGCGCTCGCAGGCTGCGCCGCCCTTCTCACGCCGACGACGACCTCGCACCCGACGCTGGCCGACGTCGCCGCGGATCCGGTCGGCGCCAACGCGCGCATGGGCCGCTACACGAACTACGCCAACCTCCTGGACATGGCGTCCCTGGCCGTCCCCGCGGGTTTCGTCGACGGGTTGCCGTTCGGCGTCATGCTCACCGGGCCCGCGTTCAGCGACCGCACGTTAGCCGAGCTCGCCGGCCGGTTCGCCAACCCCGGCATCGACGTCTTCGTCGTCGGCGCCCACCTCACCGGCCAGCCTCTCAACGTCGAGCTGGTCACCGCCGGCGGGACCCTCGTCGCGTCGACCACCACCGCGCCGGCGTACGCGCTGCACGCGCTGGCCACCGATCCGCCCAAGCCCGGCCTGGTTCGGGTCGGCAGCGGCGGAAGCAGCATCAAGGGTGAGCTGTGGCGGCTGCCGGCGAGCGGATTCGGAGCATTCGTCGCGACGGTTCCGGCGCCGCTGGCGATCGGTACGGTCGTCCTCGCCGACGGATCCTCGGTCAGCGGCTTCGTCGCCGAACCCGCGGCGCTGGAGAACGCACCCGACATCAGCCACCTCGGCGGGTGGCGCGACTACCTCGCGACGGCCGCCCGGT encodes:
- the uca gene encoding urea carboxylase, with amino-acid sequence MTTVLVANRGEIARRIIRTARELGMRSVAVFSDADRAAPHVREADAAVHLGPAPARESYLRHDVILEAARKTNADIIHPGYGFLSENVDFAHAVEAAGIRFAGPAPHQITAFGTKHTARALAEAAGVPLLAGTGLLSSAEEAVAAAEAIGLPVMLKATGGGGGIGMQACATVDDVRDGYARVAALAAANFGSAGIFLERLVRPARHVEVQVFGDGHGRIAILGDRDCSLQRRNQKVIEEAPAPALPAHVRASLHAAARDLLATVDYRSAGTVEFVYDPVREEASFLEVNTRLQVEHPVTEEVFGVDLVALMLLLARDGVVDEDVFTRPWTPRGFAVEARVYAEDPAKDSLPSSGLVTRAVFPALPGVRVDGYVETGLDVSPFYDPMLAKVIAVGDTRDDALDLLGEALDATRVDGIVTNLGLLRALTDEVDLRAAVHSTSTLTHTTDPDPRIDVLAPGPLTTVQDLPGRLGYWHVGVPPSGPFDPVSFAEANLAVGNPAEAPALEVTAGGLTLRFSTPSVVSVTGAELPVTLDGAEVELWTAIDVPADGTLTLGTSNGPGLRSYVAVRGGIDVPTYLGSASTFTLGAFGGHGGRALLAGDVLRPGSPDSADNAALGRVPGPTPADRRPFLTSSWQIGVTEGPHSAPEFFTRDDIDTLYATAYEVHHNSARTGIRLIGPKPTWARPDGGEAGLHPSNIHDTPYAIGALDFTGDTPIILGPDGPSLGGFVCPAVVASGELWKLGQLRPGDSVRFVPVKEVDAAALVDARSAPALLSSGGDGDDGVLAWIGPADDRPSVTYRRDGDDNLLVEYGPMALDLALRMRVHALQETLARHAPDGILDVTPGIRSLQIHTDASKLKARDVASLLRDLEAEVPPTHELVVPSRTVRLPLSWDDPATRLAIERYMAGVRDDAPWCPWNIEFIRRINGLDTADDVYRTVFDASYLVLGLGDVYLGAPVATPLDPRHRLVTTKYNPARTWTAENSVGIGGAYLCIYGMEGPGGYQFVGRTVQIWNRFRRGGLFGENPWALRFFDRIEWYPVTAEELLELRAETAAGRGNFATADGRFSLADYQAFLTENADSIAEFRTRQSAAFEAEKQRWRASGEFDRRDDPEPVAADAVTVPADATAVTASFPATVWQLAASPGDSVAAGDTIMSLEAMKMEMTVTAPITGTLVELYVRSGEQVAPGQVVAAVRS
- a CDS encoding urea amidolyase associated protein UAAP2, which codes for MTVETAAPDSRFDWSAPLVPGTVALDDRVAPNAPWSGVVLRGQVLTIVDVGGNQSADCLIYNAHDFAERYSVPDTLAWQGNAYVRTGTVLRSNEGRPLMTVVANEIDRQDTIGGACGKESNTLRYGHHVGYQHGCRENFLTEGSRRGLDARDLVSNLNWFMNVPVEADGALGIVDGMSAPGKRVAVRAEMDVLVLVSNCPQMNNPCNDFDPTPLRMIVVER
- a CDS encoding allophanate hydrolase; the encoded protein is MNGTVTERVAAAFDRIEAADRPEVWISVRDRDEVLREAASVDPALPLAGLVFAVKDNIDVAGLPTTAASASYTYRPAADATAVRRLRDAGALVVGKTNLDQFATGLVGTRSPYGAVRNAWHPARISGGSSSGSGVAVALGLVDFALGTDTAGSGRVPAALNGIVGIKPTKGLVPVTGVVPACYSLDCVTVFARDLALGRAVAEMMEGVDPADPLSRVAQPTAAAPARPRLAVPAAEHLDGLAPGWKDAFAAAVRRFASVGAEIVEVDIAPLLEAAALLYGGAFVAERYAAVGAHLEKHPELIGTDLDPVVAGIVLGGKDKTAADWAEDTARLAALGSAGRAALAGCAALLTPTTTSHPTLADVAADPVGANARMGRYTNYANLLDMASLAVPAGFVDGLPFGVMLTGPAFSDRTLAELAGRFANPGIDVFVVGAHLTGQPLNVELVTAGGTLVASTTTAPAYALHALATDPPKPGLVRVGSGGSSIKGELWRLPASGFGAFVATVPAPLAIGTVVLADGSSVSGFVAEPAALENAPDISHLGGWRDYLATAAR